A region of Flavobacterium indicum GPTSA100-9 = DSM 17447 DNA encodes the following proteins:
- a CDS encoding peptidoglycan endopeptidase: protein MSIKKLITFLFFFMSIFVFSQQKIKHKVVKGESVYSIAKKYNVTEKEILDLNPKAKGVLALDTELILPKYSKKKDEPKKVIPKGTTYKVQNGESFYTISRKFNVGYETLTDLNPEIKPENLQIGEVIRLPKGVKVPKEEKTKEVTRKSKTNTKNQKHIVGSGESFYVIAKKYNVSVEELRQANPQIVNDKLDVKDVVFIPSSEAVIVKGKNIKEEKKKIIEEEKTTLELTQKEKEEIKEEIDSLTENHRVEPRETKFGIAKKYGLTVAELDALNPNVKELKAGQVLVLRKNLVAKEDKPKTIQEYEEENTPTYVPPMDADAITKAEFLISKASECIGVRYRSGGSDRRGFDCSGFVSYTFKYLEMNLPRSSWEMANVGIKIDRSQAQKGDLIFFKTVRSGISHVGMITEVTENDIKFIHSSTNNGVIVSSVNEAYYSRRFVQINRILN, encoded by the coding sequence ATGTCAATTAAAAAACTGATCACTTTTTTATTCTTTTTTATGTCAATTTTTGTTTTTTCTCAGCAAAAAATAAAGCATAAAGTTGTGAAAGGTGAATCGGTTTATAGTATTGCCAAAAAATATAATGTAACCGAAAAAGAAATCCTTGATTTAAATCCAAAAGCAAAAGGAGTTTTAGCATTAGATACCGAATTGATACTACCAAAATATTCAAAAAAGAAAGATGAACCTAAAAAAGTAATTCCAAAGGGTACTACTTACAAGGTTCAAAATGGAGAATCCTTTTATACGATTTCTAGAAAATTTAATGTTGGGTACGAAACTTTAACAGACTTGAATCCTGAAATTAAGCCTGAGAACCTTCAAATTGGTGAAGTAATACGTTTACCTAAAGGCGTTAAAGTACCAAAGGAGGAAAAAACAAAAGAAGTTACTAGAAAATCAAAAACGAATACAAAAAATCAAAAACACATTGTTGGTTCTGGTGAGTCTTTTTATGTAATTGCAAAAAAATATAATGTTTCTGTAGAAGAATTAAGACAAGCAAATCCACAAATTGTAAATGATAAATTAGATGTAAAAGACGTTGTTTTTATTCCGTCTAGCGAAGCAGTAATAGTAAAAGGGAAAAATATAAAAGAAGAAAAAAAGAAAATCATAGAGGAAGAAAAAACTACCCTCGAATTAACACAAAAAGAAAAAGAAGAAATTAAAGAAGAAATTGATTCATTAACTGAAAACCATAGAGTTGAGCCAAGAGAAACAAAATTTGGAATTGCTAAGAAATACGGTTTAACAGTTGCTGAACTCGATGCATTAAATCCTAATGTTAAGGAATTAAAAGCTGGACAAGTTTTAGTTTTACGTAAAAATTTGGTAGCCAAAGAAGATAAACCAAAAACAATACAAGAATACGAAGAAGAAAATACGCCTACTTACGTTCCTCCAATGGATGCTGATGCCATAACAAAAGCAGAGTTTTTAATTTCTAAAGCGTCAGAATGTATTGGTGTTAGATATAGAAGTGGTGGAAGTGATAGAAGAGGTTTTGATTGTTCAGGTTTTGTTTCTTATACATTTAAATATTTAGAAATGAATTTGCCAAGGTCTTCTTGGGAAATGGCAAATGTGGGTATAAAAATTGATCGTTCACAAGCACAAAAAGGTGATTTAATCTTTTTTAAAACAGTAAGAAGCGGAATAAGTCATGTAGGAATGATTACTGAAGTAACAGAAAATGATATCAAATTTATTCATTCTTCAACCAATAATGGTGTTATAGTTTCTTCGGTTAATGAGGCTTATTATAGTCGCCGTTTTGTGCAAATCAATCGTATTTTAAATTAA